In a genomic window of Muntiacus reevesi chromosome 1, mMunRee1.1, whole genome shotgun sequence:
- the C1H1orf56 gene encoding protein MENT, with translation MVPAAGALLWALLLSLGPRAAGAEGLTSTAMPRDSFRFGGPVTRSYRTTARTTPGVVSPRMRVTMEDEDDVVAAADRLAGPAAAELLASTVATGSRSRLSQEEDGSLEEGVVIYARKNDTESETDGTTRFTPGRPSPDLTANDQDSDTKMSSSLPHSTWKANVDSQPSESTTNLWSSAGSTLNRWPPPSPTAMPAPEDLRLVLLPWGPWHCHCKSGTMSRTRAGRLHGLSGRLRVGALSQLRTEHRPCTYHLCPCNREREECPLDADQEKSEVTATSTTRGGVSISTSPPP, from the exons ATGGTCCCCGCCGCCGGCGCGCTGCTCTGGGCCCTGCTGCTGAGTCTGGGGCCCCGGGCGGCGGGGGCCGAAGGCCTGACTTCGACCGCGATGCCGCGGGACAGTTTCCGCTTCGGGGGCCCTGTGACCCGCAGCTACAGAACCACTGCCCGGACCACTCCGGGCGTTGTATCCCCGAGAATGAGGGTGACAATGGAGGATGAGGACGACGTCGTGGCCGCTGCCGACCGCCTAGCAGGCCCGGCCGCTGCGGAGCTCTTAGCCTCTACGGTGGCCACAGGCAGCAGGTCACGATTGTCGCAGGAGGAGGATGGGTCTTTGGAAGAAGGGGTTGTAATTTACGCCAGAAAGAATGACACCGAGTCAGAGACTGACGGTACGACTCGCTTTACGCCTGGGAGGCCTAGCCCAGACCTTACAGCGAATGACCAGGATTCCGACACCAAGATGAGTTCAAGCCTGCCTCACTCCACCTGGAAGGCTAATGTGGACTCACAGCCCTCTGAGAGTACCACGAACCTGTGGTCCTCAGCAGGGTCCACCCTGAACCGGTGGCCGCCTCCCTCGCCCACGGCCATGCCAGCTCCGGAGGATCTGCGACTGGTGCTGTTGCCCTGGGGCCCGTGGCACTGCCACTGCAAGTCGGGCACTATGAGCCGGACCCGGGCTGGGAGACTGCATGGCCTTTCGGGGCGCCTGCGAGTTGGGGCGCTGAGTCAACTCCGCACTGAGCACCGGCCTTGCACTTACCACCTATGCCCCTGCAACCGCGAGCGGGAGGAGTGTCCCCTAGATGCAG ATCAAGAGAAATCAGAGGTAACGGCCACTTCAACCACAAGAGGAGGTGTCAGCATCTCAACCTCTCCTCCCCCTTGA
- the BNIPL gene encoding bcl-2/adenovirus E1B 19 kDa-interacting protein 2-like protein: MGTIQEAGEKTVDLGMRENAETAILGASLRLGELELKEEWQDEEFPRLLPEETGPSEDPHDPGRDTQAGTPSTLTLCGRRPMRKRLSAPELRLNLTKGPGDDGASPTHSGPSSSDGSSDLEVDELETPSDSELLDSGHEFEWEDELPRAEGLGASEAAERLGRGCMWDVAGEDGHHWRVFRTAQREQRVDMTVIEPYKKVLSHGGYHGDGLNAVILFASCYLPRSSIPNYTYVMEHLFRYIVGTLELLVAENYLLVHLSGGTSRAQVPPLSWIRQCYHTLDRRLRKNLRALVVVHATWYMKAFLALLRPFISSKFTRKIRFLNSLGELAQLISMDQVHIPEVVRQLDNDLHGSGRT, from the exons ATGGGAACTATACAAGAAGCCGGAGAAAAGACGGTGGATCTTGG CATGAGGGAGAATGCAGAAACAGCAATACTAGGAGCATCCTTGAGACTTGGGGAACTGGAGCTGAAGGAAGAATGGCAAGATGAAGAATTTCCTAG ATTGCTTCCTGAAGAGACTGGCCCTTCTGAAGATCCTCATGATCCTGGAAGAGACACACAGGCAG GCACACCCAGCACTTTAACCCTGTGTGGCCGGCGCCCCATGCGCAAGCGTCTTTCTGCCCCGGAGTTGCGACTGAATCTGACTAAGGGGCCTGGAGATGATGGAGCTTCTCCAACCCACTCTGGACCTTCCTCTTCTGATGGCAGTTCTGACCTGGAGGTAGACGAGTTGGAGACGCCTTCAGACTCGGAGCTGCTGgacagtggacatgaatttgaatggGAAG ATGAGCTGCCTCGGGCAGAGGGCCTGGGGGCCAGTGAGGCAGCTGAAAGGCTGGGCCGCGGTTGTATGTGGGATGTGGCCGGAGAAGATGGTCATCACTGGAGGGTGTTCCGGACAGCACAGCGGGAGCAGCGAGTGGACATGACTGTCATTGAGCCCTATAAGAAAGTCCTATCTCATGGAG gcTACCATGGTGATGGCCTCAATGCTGTTATCCTCTTTGCTTCCTGTTACCTACCCAGAAGCAGTATCCCCAACTATACCTATGTCATGGAACACTTGTTCAG GTACATAGTGGGAACTCTGGAGCTGCTGGTAGCTGAAAATTATCTGCTGGTTCACCTGAGTGGAGGCACAAGTAGGGCCCAGGTTCCACCTCTGAGCTGGATACGCCAGTGTTATCACACTCTGGATCGGCG GCTCCGGAAGAACCTGCGCGCTCTGGTGGTTGTCCATGCTACATGGTACATGAAGGCATTCCTGGCATTGCTTCGGCCCTTCATCAG TTCCAAGTTCACACGAAAGATCCGTTTTCTGAACAGCCTTGGAGAGCTGGCCCAACTCATCTCCATGGATCAGGTCCACATCCCAGAAGTTGTCAGACA GCTGGACAACGATCTCCATGGCTCAGGAAGAACCTAG